A single region of the Anticarsia gemmatalis isolate Benzon Research Colony breed Stoneville strain chromosome 11, ilAntGemm2 primary, whole genome shotgun sequence genome encodes:
- the LOC142976705 gene encoding uncharacterized protein LOC142976705 isoform X1, protein MEQEEEKKKKLNEDVVVFMRKRSETEAPRYTARLKTYVDIKQKHRRAAAARRHSEHGYKKASSGSRKKPDNQQNERGADNTFIMTASREHNLNEEDRGSRRGGRIEKGMHRTRSFSRSRSGEPSDRCCRRRRRRRSRRRRRRRRSCRRRRRRRSCRRRRRRRSRRRRRRSCRRRRRSRRRRRRCR, encoded by the exons ATGGAGCAAGAggaagagaagaagaagaagttgaACGAGGATGTGGTGGTGTTCATGCGCAAGCGCAGCGAGACCGAGGCGCCGCGCTACACCGCTCGTCTCAAGACTTATGTCGATATAAAGCAAAA GCACCGTCGCGCGGCAGCGGCTCGACGTCACTCCGAGCATGGCTACAAGAAGGCATCGTCGGGCTCGCGCAAGAAGCCCGACAACCAGCAGAATGAGAGAGGTGCTGATAACAC ttttattatGACTGCCTCCAGAGAGCACAACCTCAACGAAGAAGACCGCGGCAGCAGACG CGGAGGTCGCATAGAAAAGGGCATGCATCGCACTCGTTCATTCTCCCGATCTCGCTCCGGTGAGCCTTCGGACCGCTGCTGCCGGCGCCGTAGACGCCGTCGCTCT CGTCGCCGCCGCCGACGTCGCCGTAGCTGCCGGCGTcgtcgccgccgccgcagctgtcgccgccgccgccggcgccgtaGCCGACGTCGTCGCAGGCGCAGCTGTCGCCGGCGCCGGCGCAGTCGTCGCCGCAGACGCCGCTGCCGCTAG
- the LOC142976705 gene encoding uncharacterized protein LOC142976705 isoform X2: MEQEEEKKKKLNEDVVVFMRKRSETEAPRYTARLKTYVDIKQKHRRAAAARRHSEHGYKKASSGSRKKPDNQQNERGADNTEHNLNEEDRGSRRGGRIEKGMHRTRSFSRSRSGEPSDRCCRRRRRRRSRRRRRRRRSCRRRRRRRSCRRRRRRRSRRRRRRSCRRRRRSRRRRRRCR; this comes from the exons ATGGAGCAAGAggaagagaagaagaagaagttgaACGAGGATGTGGTGGTGTTCATGCGCAAGCGCAGCGAGACCGAGGCGCCGCGCTACACCGCTCGTCTCAAGACTTATGTCGATATAAAGCAAAA GCACCGTCGCGCGGCAGCGGCTCGACGTCACTCCGAGCATGGCTACAAGAAGGCATCGTCGGGCTCGCGCAAGAAGCCCGACAACCAGCAGAATGAGAGAGGTGCTGATAACAC AGAGCACAACCTCAACGAAGAAGACCGCGGCAGCAGACG CGGAGGTCGCATAGAAAAGGGCATGCATCGCACTCGTTCATTCTCCCGATCTCGCTCCGGTGAGCCTTCGGACCGCTGCTGCCGGCGCCGTAGACGCCGTCGCTCT CGTCGCCGCCGCCGACGTCGCCGTAGCTGCCGGCGTcgtcgccgccgccgcagctgtcgccgccgccgccggcgccgtaGCCGACGTCGTCGCAGGCGCAGCTGTCGCCGGCGCCGGCGCAGTCGTCGCCGCAGACGCCGCTGCCGCTAG